From a single Abditibacteriota bacterium genomic region:
- a CDS encoding family 43 glycosylhydrolase translates to MNQTTYCNPLSIPDIPSGRRLDTGLTNGDPPGCPDYRSVADPSVVYDEGKWILYPSYAVAWVSEDFLHWKRVEIGVPHLKYSPAVVKFRGRWYLTGNNVRELWVSDSPLGPFTVCGEITDARGNVSPVCDPCFLAEGDRLYMYWTHSAAPENGEDVEAVTGTAGVEMDPERPWRMLGEPVILNRFDPSVPWQRTGEYNENTRMGWVEGQWMKKIGSRYYLLYSGSGTEYGTYASGIAISGEGPLSGFRPQKRHDPLTRKTDGLVRGAGHGCLVEGPGGTLWTFYTCLFCFHHMFERRIGMDPVGMDEDGELFCPAVTETPQFAPGVLSRPELGNGAGWLPLTFMQRPTATTHAPGREPIYASDYSVLTWWQPAEGDPEPAITFSLGQSGRATRFRIRAVRLIWRDIGMETLRGILPGPFRYVVEYAPDPGFGTWKTLVDASDNTEDLSIDYRETEPAKAYGVRLRILGAPPGITPGLVSLTAFGTAVQER, encoded by the coding sequence GTGAACCAGACAACCTACTGCAATCCCCTTTCGATCCCGGACATCCCTTCCGGCCGCCGGCTGGACACGGGCCTGACAAACGGCGATCCCCCGGGCTGTCCCGACTACCGGTCTGTGGCGGATCCCAGCGTGGTGTATGACGAGGGAAAGTGGATCCTCTATCCCTCCTACGCCGTCGCCTGGGTGTCGGAGGACTTCCTTCATTGGAAGCGGGTGGAGATCGGCGTTCCGCACCTGAAATACAGTCCCGCCGTCGTGAAGTTTCGCGGCAGGTGGTATCTCACCGGAAATAACGTCAGGGAGCTCTGGGTCTCGGACAGCCCTCTGGGCCCCTTTACGGTCTGCGGTGAGATCACCGACGCCCGCGGCAATGTCAGCCCCGTCTGCGATCCCTGCTTCCTGGCGGAAGGGGACCGGCTCTACATGTATTGGACCCACAGCGCCGCGCCGGAAAACGGGGAAGACGTGGAAGCCGTGACGGGCACTGCCGGCGTGGAAATGGATCCCGAACGGCCCTGGCGGATGCTGGGCGAGCCCGTCATCCTCAACCGCTTCGATCCCTCCGTCCCCTGGCAGCGGACGGGGGAATACAACGAGAACACCCGGATGGGCTGGGTGGAAGGACAGTGGATGAAGAAGATCGGAAGTCGATATTATCTGCTCTACTCCGGCTCCGGGACCGAATACGGCACCTACGCCAGCGGGATCGCCATATCCGGCGAGGGGCCGCTCTCGGGCTTCCGCCCCCAGAAGAGACACGATCCTCTGACCCGGAAGACCGACGGTCTGGTCCGCGGAGCGGGACACGGCTGCCTCGTTGAGGGGCCGGGCGGGACTCTGTGGACGTTTTACACCTGCCTCTTCTGTTTCCACCATATGTTCGAGCGTCGGATCGGCATGGATCCGGTGGGGATGGACGAGGACGGGGAACTCTTTTGTCCCGCCGTCACGGAGACGCCCCAGTTTGCGCCGGGGGTGTTGTCCCGGCCGGAACTGGGAAACGGCGCCGGATGGCTCCCCCTGACCTTCATGCAGCGTCCCACGGCTACGACCCATGCGCCGGGAAGGGAACCCATATACGCCTCCGACTACAGCGTGCTGACGTGGTGGCAGCCGGCGGAGGGCGACCCGGAGCCCGCCATCACCTTTTCCCTGGGCCAGTCGGGGAGAGCCACCCGGTTCCGGATCCGCGCCGTCCGGCTGATCTGGCGGGATATCGGCATGGAGACCCTGCGGGGGATCCTGCCCGGCCCGTTCCGCTACGTGGTGGAATATGCTCCGGACCCGGGGTTCGGAACGTGGAAGACGCTGGTGGACGCGTCGGACAACACGGAGGATCTCTCCATCGACTACCGGGAGACGGAGCCTGCAAAAGCCTATGGGGTCCGGCTGAGGATACTCGGCGCGCCCCCCGGGATCACTCCGGGACTGGTGAGCCTGACCGCGTTCGGGACGGCAGTGCAGGAAAGATAA